A genome region from Variovorax paradoxus includes the following:
- a CDS encoding bifunctional protein-serine/threonine kinase/phosphatase, whose amino-acid sequence MPASPRKALRVTLGQHSLAGAGSQVNQDFHGAMLPEGALRASKGIVLAIADGIGSSRVSQVASAAAVRGFLDDYCATSDAWSVRRSAQRVLDATNSWLHAQTMRSDARFDKDSGYVCTFSALIVKGRDAHLLHVGDARIYRLHAHALEQLTEDHRVHVSPAESYLGRALGAGAHVEIDYRCWPAEVGDVYLLATDGAHAQLDVAAVNEALARCGDDLDAAARMLAEGAQARGSDDDSTVQLLRIDELPEPDAPHAQLQREGLAMPPQLAPRARFEGFTLVRDIHMSARSHVYLATDDATGRPVVLKLPSVDLRDDADYLDRFVLEEWVARRIDSPHVLKAAPIERARGHLYVAMEYVEGHTLAQWMVDNPRPALDSVRAIVAQLARGLQAMHGKEMLHQDLRPENVMIDRAGTVKLIDLAAAHVAGLSDGTGERRALAIEGTLQYTAPEYFTGQGGTARSDLFSLAVIAYRMLAGQLPYGLQASRIRSAADAGRLRYVPVRHFRPDLPSWVDAVLQKALHPQAAKRQEAVSEFVHDLKAPGPEFLRARPPALIERRPVLFWQCTTVLLAAAVVVLLGLRAFGR is encoded by the coding sequence ATGCCCGCCTCGCCCCGGAAGGCGCTGCGCGTCACGCTCGGCCAGCATTCGCTGGCCGGCGCCGGATCGCAGGTCAACCAGGACTTCCACGGCGCGATGCTGCCCGAGGGTGCGCTGCGCGCATCGAAGGGCATCGTGCTGGCCATCGCCGACGGTATCGGCTCCAGCCGCGTGAGCCAGGTCGCAAGCGCGGCGGCGGTGCGCGGCTTTCTCGACGACTACTGCGCAACCTCCGATGCATGGTCGGTACGGCGCTCCGCGCAGCGCGTGCTCGACGCCACCAACTCCTGGCTGCATGCGCAGACGATGCGCAGCGACGCGCGCTTCGACAAGGACAGCGGCTACGTCTGCACCTTCAGCGCGCTGATCGTGAAGGGCCGCGACGCCCACCTCCTGCACGTCGGCGACGCGCGCATCTACCGCCTGCACGCCCATGCGCTCGAACAGCTCACCGAAGACCACCGCGTGCACGTGTCGCCGGCCGAGTCGTACCTCGGCCGGGCGCTGGGCGCGGGCGCGCACGTGGAGATCGACTACCGCTGCTGGCCAGCCGAGGTGGGCGACGTCTACCTGCTGGCCACCGACGGTGCCCATGCGCAGCTCGACGTCGCCGCGGTGAACGAAGCGCTGGCGCGCTGCGGCGACGATCTCGACGCCGCAGCGCGCATGCTGGCGGAAGGCGCACAGGCCAGGGGCAGCGACGACGACAGCACCGTCCAGCTGTTGCGCATCGATGAACTGCCCGAGCCCGATGCGCCGCACGCGCAGCTGCAGCGGGAAGGCCTCGCGATGCCGCCGCAGCTCGCGCCGCGCGCCCGGTTCGAGGGCTTCACCCTGGTGCGCGACATCCACATGAGCGCGCGCAGCCATGTGTACCTGGCCACCGACGATGCCACCGGCCGGCCGGTGGTGCTGAAGCTGCCGTCGGTCGACCTGCGCGACGACGCCGACTACCTCGACCGCTTCGTGCTCGAGGAATGGGTGGCGCGGCGCATCGACAGCCCGCACGTGCTGAAGGCCGCGCCCATCGAGCGTGCGCGCGGCCACCTCTACGTGGCGATGGAGTACGTGGAAGGCCACACGCTGGCGCAGTGGATGGTCGACAACCCGCGCCCGGCACTCGACAGCGTGCGGGCCATCGTCGCGCAGCTGGCGCGCGGGCTGCAGGCGATGCACGGCAAGGAGATGCTGCACCAGGACCTTCGGCCCGAGAACGTGATGATCGACCGCGCGGGCACGGTGAAGCTCATCGACCTGGCGGCCGCGCATGTGGCGGGGCTTTCCGACGGCACCGGCGAGCGCCGGGCGCTGGCCATCGAGGGCACGCTGCAGTACACCGCGCCGGAGTACTTCACGGGCCAGGGCGGCACGGCGCGCTCGGACCTCTTCTCGCTCGCGGTGATCGCCTACCGGATGCTGGCCGGGCAGTTGCCCTATGGCCTGCAGGCATCGCGCATCCGTTCCGCTGCGGACGCCGGCCGGCTGCGCTACGTGCCGGTGCGCCACTTCCGCCCCGACCTGCCGTCCTGGGTCGATGCGGTGCTGCAGAAGGCGCTGCATCCGCAGGCCGCGAAGCGGCAGGAGGCGGTGTCGGAGTTCGTGCACGACCTCAAGGCGCCGGGCCCGGAATTTCTTCGCGCAAGGCCACCCGCGCTGATCGAGCGCCGGCCGGTGCTGTTCTGGCAATGCACCACCGTGCTGCTGGCCGCGGCCGTGGTGGTGCTGCTGGGGCTGCGCGCCTTCGGTCGCTGA
- a CDS encoding hydroxymethylglutaryl-CoA lyase codes for MKLPTQVRLIDVGPRDGLQNEKQPVSAEVKIGLVHRLQDAGLKEIEVTSFVSPKWVPQMADNAEVMHGIRRKAGVLYSVLTPNMKGFEAAIAAPREEWPDEIVVFGAASEAFSQKNINCSIAESIERFAPVVAAALDKGIAVRGAMSCTVGCPYEGEIAPEKVGYLAQLMKGIGVQRVDVADTIGVGTPRKVQAAMEATLAHFGIDAISGHFHDTYGQALVNTLAALELGVWNFQSSSAGLGGCPYAKGATGNVATEDVVYMLHGMGIETGIDLDRLIDAGAYISEALGREPNSRASKAIRTKRAG; via the coding sequence ATGAAACTCCCCACCCAAGTCAGACTCATCGACGTCGGTCCGCGCGACGGCCTGCAGAACGAAAAGCAGCCCGTGTCCGCCGAAGTGAAGATCGGCCTCGTGCACCGCCTGCAGGACGCGGGCCTGAAGGAAATCGAGGTCACCAGCTTCGTGTCGCCCAAGTGGGTGCCGCAGATGGCCGACAACGCCGAGGTGATGCACGGCATCCGGCGCAAGGCCGGCGTCCTTTATTCGGTGCTCACGCCCAACATGAAGGGCTTCGAGGCCGCCATCGCCGCACCGCGCGAGGAGTGGCCCGACGAGATCGTGGTGTTCGGCGCCGCGAGCGAGGCCTTCAGCCAGAAGAACATCAACTGCTCCATTGCCGAGAGCATCGAGCGCTTCGCGCCCGTGGTGGCCGCGGCGCTCGACAAGGGCATCGCCGTGCGCGGCGCGATGTCGTGCACGGTCGGCTGCCCCTACGAAGGCGAGATCGCGCCGGAGAAGGTCGGCTACCTTGCGCAACTGATGAAGGGCATTGGCGTGCAGCGCGTGGACGTGGCCGACACGATCGGCGTGGGCACGCCGCGCAAGGTGCAGGCCGCCATGGAAGCCACGCTGGCGCACTTCGGCATCGACGCCATTTCCGGCCACTTCCACGACACGTACGGGCAGGCGCTGGTCAATACGCTGGCGGCGCTCGAGCTGGGTGTGTGGAACTTCCAGTCGTCCTCGGCCGGCCTCGGCGGCTGCCCCTACGCCAAGGGCGCGACGGGCAATGTCGCGACCGAGGACGTGGTCTACATGCTGCACGGCATGGGCATCGAAACCGGCATCGACCTCGACAGGCTGATCGACGCAGGCGCGTACATCAGCGAGGCGCTGGGCCGCGAGCCGAACTCGCGTGCGTCGAAGGCCATCCGCACCAAACGGGCCGGCTGA
- a CDS encoding acylphosphatase, with product MNTVVRHLAIRGLVQGVGYRWSMVQAAKRLGLRGWVRNRRDGSVEALVAGEALAVDELVRWARRGPEGARVDTVDAGEPAGAIAAQALPDGFEQRDTA from the coding sequence ATGAACACCGTCGTCCGCCATCTCGCCATCCGCGGCCTCGTGCAGGGCGTGGGCTATCGCTGGTCGATGGTGCAGGCCGCGAAGCGGCTCGGCCTGCGCGGCTGGGTGCGGAACCGGCGTGACGGCAGCGTGGAAGCGCTGGTGGCCGGCGAGGCACTCGCGGTGGACGAACTGGTCCGCTGGGCGCGCCGCGGACCGGAGGGCGCGCGCGTGGACACGGTCGATGCCGGCGAGCCGGCCGGCGCCATCGCGGCGCAGGCGCTGCCCGATGGCTTCGAGCAGCGCGACACAGCCTAG
- a CDS encoding acyl-CoA dehydrogenase family protein — translation MNFSLNEDQRSLVAAIERLCEDFPAEYWRDHDDRAVFPHAFHRAVAESGWLGIAMPEAQGGAGLGITEAALMMRAISASGAGMSGASSVHMNIFGLNPVVVFGSEEQRQRFLPPLIAGTEKACFAVTEPDAGLDTTSLKTQAVRQPNGSYMLHGRKIWISTAQVADRMLILTRTTPLEQAKKPTQGLTLFYTPLDRSRVEVREIHKLGRAAVDSNMLFIDGLEVPEEDRIGEEGRGFEYILHGLNPERILIAAEAIGIGRAALRIASQYAQERVVFGRPIGQNQGVAHPLARAWANLEAADLMMLKAATLYDAGEPCGTEANAAKYLAAEAAHDACQNAVLTLGGMGYAKEYHVERLLRESYIPRIAPVSPQMILNFIAEKALGLPKSY, via the coding sequence ATGAATTTCTCCCTGAACGAAGACCAGCGCTCGCTGGTCGCTGCCATCGAACGGCTGTGCGAGGACTTCCCCGCCGAGTACTGGCGCGACCACGACGACCGTGCCGTGTTCCCGCACGCGTTCCATCGCGCCGTGGCCGAGAGCGGCTGGCTCGGCATCGCCATGCCCGAAGCGCAGGGCGGCGCGGGGCTCGGCATCACCGAGGCGGCGCTGATGATGCGTGCCATCAGCGCGTCGGGCGCGGGCATGTCGGGCGCGTCGTCGGTGCACATGAACATCTTCGGGCTCAACCCGGTGGTGGTGTTCGGCAGCGAGGAACAGCGCCAGCGCTTCCTGCCGCCGCTCATCGCGGGCACCGAGAAGGCCTGCTTCGCGGTGACCGAGCCAGACGCGGGGCTGGACACCACGAGCCTCAAGACCCAGGCGGTGCGCCAGCCGAACGGCAGCTACATGCTGCACGGCCGCAAGATATGGATCTCGACCGCGCAGGTGGCCGACCGCATGCTGATCCTCACGCGCACCACGCCGCTCGAGCAGGCGAAGAAGCCCACGCAGGGCCTCACCCTGTTCTACACGCCGCTGGACCGCAGCCGCGTCGAGGTGCGCGAGATCCACAAGCTCGGGCGTGCGGCGGTCGACTCCAACATGCTCTTCATCGACGGTCTCGAGGTGCCGGAGGAAGACCGCATCGGCGAGGAAGGGCGCGGCTTCGAGTACATCCTGCACGGGCTGAACCCCGAGCGCATATTGATCGCGGCGGAAGCGATCGGCATCGGCCGCGCGGCGTTGCGCATCGCATCGCAATACGCCCAGGAGCGCGTGGTGTTCGGCCGGCCGATCGGACAGAACCAGGGCGTGGCGCACCCGCTCGCGCGCGCCTGGGCCAACCTCGAGGCCGCTGACCTGATGATGCTCAAGGCCGCCACGCTGTACGACGCGGGCGAGCCTTGCGGCACCGAGGCCAACGCCGCCAAGTACCTCGCGGCCGAGGCCGCGCACGACGCCTGCCAGAACGCGGTGCTCACGCTGGGTGGCATGGGCTACGCGAAGGAATACCATGTGGAGCGGCTGCTGCGCGAGAGCTACATTCCGCGCATCGCACCCGTCAGCCCGCAGATGATCCTGAACTTCATCGCCGAGAAAGCGCTCGGGCTGCCCAAGTCGTACTGA
- a CDS encoding CaiB/BaiF CoA transferase family protein, whose amino-acid sequence MNASGPLQGIRILDLTAVVMGPYATQTLGDLGADVIKVEPPAGDNLRAVGPMRNAGMGAMAMHLNRNKRSIVLDLKQPEGREACLKLAAGCDALIYNTRPQAMARLGLGYDAVSAANPKIVYLGAFGYGEQGPYAGKPAYDDLIQGAAGVASLFAQQSGGDPRYAPVTLADRAVGLQAAIALLAAVLHAQRTGRGQAVEVPMFEALSQFVMGDHLGGHSFEPPIGPTGYARLLAPHRKPYATSDGHLSVLIYNDKHWQAFFDVIGRPDLRGSPMFGTHTARAANIGAVYAFVAEVMATRTSDEWFAALDAADIPVARLHSTESLLDDPHLRAVDFYPEFEHPSEGRIRTLAPVGRYSATPTAIRRPTPRIGEQSVELLREAGYADEAIERMLARGVTLQPDPTKDRAP is encoded by the coding sequence ATGAACGCCTCCGGACCTCTCCAGGGCATCCGCATCCTCGACCTCACCGCTGTGGTGATGGGCCCCTATGCCACGCAAACCCTCGGCGACCTCGGTGCCGACGTCATCAAGGTCGAGCCGCCGGCCGGCGACAACCTGCGGGCGGTCGGACCGATGCGCAACGCCGGCATGGGGGCGATGGCGATGCACCTCAACCGCAACAAGCGGTCGATCGTGCTCGACCTCAAGCAGCCCGAAGGCCGCGAGGCCTGCCTGAAGCTTGCTGCCGGCTGCGATGCGCTGATCTACAACACGCGGCCCCAGGCGATGGCGCGGCTGGGGCTGGGCTACGACGCGGTGTCCGCGGCGAACCCGAAGATCGTCTATCTCGGCGCCTTCGGCTACGGCGAGCAGGGCCCCTACGCCGGCAAGCCCGCGTACGACGACCTCATCCAGGGCGCGGCGGGCGTGGCCTCGCTGTTCGCGCAGCAAAGCGGCGGCGATCCGCGCTACGCGCCGGTCACGCTCGCCGACCGCGCCGTGGGCCTGCAGGCGGCCATCGCGCTGCTCGCGGCCGTGCTGCACGCGCAGCGCACCGGTCGGGGCCAGGCGGTGGAGGTGCCGATGTTCGAGGCGCTCTCGCAGTTCGTGATGGGCGACCATCTCGGCGGCCACAGCTTCGAGCCGCCCATCGGCCCCACCGGCTACGCGCGCCTGCTCGCGCCGCACCGCAAGCCCTATGCGACATCCGACGGCCACCTCAGCGTGCTGATCTACAACGACAAGCACTGGCAGGCCTTCTTCGACGTGATCGGCCGGCCCGATCTGCGCGGATCGCCGATGTTCGGCACGCACACCGCGCGCGCCGCGAACATCGGCGCGGTGTACGCCTTCGTCGCCGAGGTGATGGCCACGCGCACGAGCGACGAATGGTTCGCCGCGCTCGATGCCGCCGACATTCCCGTCGCGCGCCTGCACAGCACCGAGAGCCTGCTCGACGACCCGCACCTGCGCGCCGTCGATTTCTATCCCGAGTTCGAGCATCCGAGCGAAGGCCGCATCCGCACCCTGGCGCCGGTCGGTCGCTACAGCGCCACGCCCACGGCCATCCGCCGGCCCACGCCGCGCATCGGCGAGCAGAGCGTGGAACTGCTGCGCGAAGCCGGCTACGCCGACGAAGCCATCGAACGGATGCTCGCGCGCGGCGTCACGCTGCAACCCGATCCAACGAAAGACCGCGCCCCATGA
- a CDS encoding Bug family tripartite tricarboxylate transporter substrate binding protein, whose protein sequence is MKTTKNAAGQSAAVANRRRFISIGAATGLASAVPWAFAQDAYPKLPIKLVVPFAAGSGTDAVARITGQMLGEALKASVIVDNRAGANGVIAAELVAKAPPDGYTLFMTTNTTHSANPSLMKSLLYDPVKDFAPVSRMGNLPFMLVVNNELPVKNVAELLAWGRAHPGKLTYASGNSTGIVSGATLSRMSGVPMLHVPYKSTPPAIADLIGGQVSMMVVDLAAGLATVKAGKMRAIAVTTQERTKLFPELPPLADTPELKGFDITSWNGVFAPAGTPKDIVRKLNKALSDMANGTVFRERVSKLGFDAFGSTPEELGAFTVSELAKWKKLIQAAGIQPE, encoded by the coding sequence ATGAAGACGACGAAGAACGCGGCGGGCCAATCCGCCGCGGTGGCGAACCGCCGCCGTTTCATTTCCATCGGCGCCGCCACGGGCCTCGCGAGTGCCGTGCCCTGGGCCTTTGCGCAGGACGCCTATCCGAAGCTGCCGATCAAGCTCGTCGTGCCGTTCGCGGCCGGCAGCGGCACCGACGCGGTCGCGCGCATCACGGGCCAGATGCTCGGCGAGGCGCTCAAGGCCTCGGTCATCGTGGACAACCGCGCAGGCGCCAACGGCGTGATCGCCGCCGAGCTGGTGGCCAAGGCGCCGCCCGACGGCTACACGCTGTTCATGACGACCAACACCACGCACTCGGCCAACCCGAGCCTGATGAAGTCGCTGCTCTACGACCCGGTGAAGGACTTCGCGCCGGTCAGCCGCATGGGCAACCTGCCGTTCATGCTCGTGGTGAACAACGAGCTGCCGGTGAAGAACGTGGCCGAGCTGCTGGCCTGGGGCCGCGCGCATCCGGGCAAGCTGACCTACGCGAGCGGCAACAGCACCGGCATCGTGAGCGGCGCGACGCTGTCGCGCATGAGCGGCGTGCCGATGCTGCACGTGCCGTACAAGAGCACGCCGCCCGCCATCGCCGACCTGATCGGCGGACAGGTGTCGATGATGGTGGTCGACCTCGCTGCGGGGCTGGCCACGGTGAAGGCCGGCAAGATGCGCGCGATCGCGGTGACCACGCAGGAGCGCACCAAGCTCTTTCCCGAACTGCCGCCACTGGCCGACACGCCCGAGCTCAAGGGCTTCGACATCACCTCGTGGAACGGCGTGTTCGCACCGGCCGGTACGCCGAAGGACATCGTGCGCAAGCTCAACAAGGCGCTGTCGGACATGGCCAACGGCACGGTGTTCCGAGAGCGCGTGAGCAAGCTCGGCTTCGATGCATTCGGCAGCACGCCGGAGGAGCTTGGCGCGTTCACGGTGTCGGAACTGGCGAAGTGGAAGAAGCTGATCCAGGCTGCGGGAATCCAGCCGGAATGA
- a CDS encoding cupin domain-containing protein produces the protein MTTTATAARYFVREDEITGYHPANHTGTLNKRLIGPETVGAKQLEVLVGHIQKGKGALPHAHPGIEQVCYMLEGRAVAEVHGQRQELHPGDSCFFPADAMHTFTVVSDEPVRVLVIYSPPYEELPERVIRP, from the coding sequence ATGACCACGACCGCCACTGCAGCCCGCTACTTCGTCCGCGAGGACGAGATCACCGGCTACCACCCCGCCAACCACACCGGCACGCTGAACAAGCGGCTCATCGGCCCCGAGACGGTGGGCGCGAAGCAGCTCGAGGTGTTGGTGGGCCACATCCAGAAGGGCAAGGGCGCGCTGCCGCATGCGCACCCGGGCATCGAGCAGGTCTGCTACATGCTCGAAGGCCGCGCGGTCGCAGAGGTGCACGGCCAGCGGCAGGAGCTGCACCCCGGCGACAGCTGTTTTTTCCCGGCCGACGCGATGCACACCTTCACGGTGGTCAGCGACGAGCCGGTCCGCGTGCTGGTCATCTACAGCCCGCCGTACGAGGAACTGCCGGAACGCGTGATCCGGCCCTGA
- a CDS encoding IclR family transcriptional regulator, whose product MTVKTAFRVIEIVELFAREKQPLALSEMARMLDMPVSSCLGLIRTLEEQGYMYETGRRQGYYPTGRLLAMAQVIAAHDPVLDRVKATLEELRDAARETVVFGKFREAGQVVYLEVLSAPQAIRYSAESGETRPAYANSLGRALLSTMAPDARRELLGGMTLAPLTDATLTSAEAIEAELQLAATRGWYGNLGESIPDLIGLAWPLRIGGEAYAISVAGPRYRMEPRIEEVAAMLRSACLAIEPKTESPR is encoded by the coding sequence ATGACTGTGAAAACTGCGTTTCGCGTGATCGAGATCGTCGAGCTCTTCGCTCGCGAGAAGCAGCCGCTGGCGCTGTCCGAGATGGCGCGCATGCTCGACATGCCGGTGTCGAGCTGCCTCGGCCTGATCCGCACGCTCGAGGAGCAGGGCTACATGTACGAGACCGGCCGCCGCCAGGGCTATTACCCGACCGGACGGCTGCTCGCGATGGCCCAGGTCATCGCCGCCCACGACCCGGTGCTCGACCGGGTGAAGGCCACGCTCGAGGAACTGCGCGACGCCGCGCGCGAGACCGTGGTGTTCGGCAAGTTCCGCGAAGCAGGGCAGGTGGTGTACCTGGAGGTGCTGAGCGCGCCGCAGGCCATCCGCTATTCCGCCGAGTCGGGCGAGACGCGCCCGGCGTATGCCAACTCGCTGGGCCGCGCGCTGCTGTCCACGATGGCGCCCGACGCGCGCCGCGAACTGCTTGGCGGCATGACGCTCGCGCCCCTCACCGACGCCACGCTCACCTCCGCCGAGGCCATCGAGGCCGAGCTGCAGCTCGCCGCGACGCGCGGCTGGTACGGCAACCTGGGCGAAAGCATTCCCGACCTGATCGGCCTGGCCTGGCCGCTGCGCATCGGCGGCGAGGCCTATGCCATCTCGGTCGCCGGCCCGCGCTACCGCATGGAACCCCGCATCGAGGAGGTCGCAGCGATGCTGCGCTCGGCCTGCCTCGCCATCGAACCCAAGACAGAAAGCCCCCGATGA
- a CDS encoding 2-hydroxyacid dehydrogenase gives MRITVHLTDNRPEPWIQGLQAELPDAVIEAWKPGAPQADHAVVWAPPQEFIDQQPDLRGIFNIGAGVDALLKLKVPAHTRIVRLDDAGMSVQMAEYVCHTLIRHFREFDVYEADAKQGRWSYRKPKLRRDFPVGIMGLGVLGERVAKAVAQFEFPVLGWSRSPKEIDGVRVFSGEAQFDEFLSSTRVLVNLLPLTDATRGILNRETLGKLKPEGYLISIARGGHLVEDDLIPLLDAGRLAGATLDVFQVEPLPADHAFWRHPKITVTPHGSARTLREESISQIAGKIRAMEQGLPVAGVVDPARGY, from the coding sequence ATGCGAATCACCGTCCACCTCACCGACAACCGCCCAGAACCCTGGATCCAAGGCCTTCAGGCCGAACTCCCCGACGCCGTCATCGAAGCCTGGAAGCCCGGCGCGCCGCAGGCCGACCATGCCGTGGTGTGGGCGCCGCCCCAGGAATTCATCGACCAGCAGCCGGATCTTCGCGGCATCTTCAACATCGGCGCGGGCGTGGATGCGCTGCTCAAGCTGAAGGTGCCGGCGCACACGCGCATCGTGCGGCTCGACGACGCAGGCATGTCGGTGCAGATGGCCGAGTACGTGTGCCACACGCTCATTCGCCACTTCCGCGAGTTCGATGTCTACGAGGCCGATGCGAAGCAGGGCAGGTGGAGCTACCGCAAGCCGAAGCTGCGCCGCGACTTTCCGGTCGGTATCATGGGCCTGGGCGTGCTCGGCGAGCGCGTGGCCAAGGCCGTGGCGCAGTTCGAGTTTCCGGTGCTGGGCTGGAGCCGCTCGCCGAAGGAGATCGACGGCGTGCGCGTGTTCAGCGGCGAAGCGCAGTTCGACGAATTCCTGTCGTCCACGCGCGTGCTGGTGAACCTGCTGCCGCTGACCGACGCGACGCGCGGCATCCTGAACCGCGAGACGCTCGGCAAGCTCAAGCCCGAGGGCTACCTGATCAGCATCGCGCGCGGCGGCCACCTCGTGGAAGACGACCTGATCCCGCTGCTCGACGCCGGCCGGCTTGCGGGCGCGACGCTCGACGTGTTCCAGGTCGAGCCGCTGCCGGCCGACCACGCGTTCTGGCGCCATCCCAAGATCACGGTGACGCCGCACGGCTCGGCGCGCACCTTGCGCGAGGAGTCGATCAGCCAGATCGCCGGGAAGATCCGCGCGATGGAGCAGGGGCTGCCGGTGGCCGGAGTGGTCGATCCGGCGCGCGGCTATTGA
- a CDS encoding EthD family reductase has product MIKVSVMYPYTADARFDHAYYRDKHMPLLKARMGDACLSYTVDKGLAGGAPGSPPTYVGMCHVFCESVESFQAAFGPHAKEILGDVRNYTDIAPVMQISEVVVG; this is encoded by the coding sequence ATGATCAAAGTCAGCGTGATGTACCCGTACACGGCCGATGCCCGCTTCGACCATGCCTACTACCGCGACAAGCACATGCCCCTCTTGAAGGCCCGCATGGGCGACGCCTGCCTCTCGTACACCGTCGACAAGGGCCTGGCCGGCGGCGCCCCCGGATCGCCGCCCACCTACGTCGGCATGTGCCACGTGTTCTGCGAATCGGTCGAGTCCTTCCAGGCCGCGTTCGGGCCGCATGCCAAGGAGATCCTGGGCGACGTCAGGAACTACACCGACATCGCGCCGGTGATGCAGATCAGCGAAGTGGTGGTGGGGTAG
- a CDS encoding DUF4349 domain-containing protein, whose translation MTSRTLSGPSRFLSARRHGVGAALLALAAALSLAGCGRTGDQAAPLAEPAPPPAPMSSPASLAGGMAMKEQRMRSAEPSASDQAQGGQDAPLQRFLAVRQDLNVEVPAEQLADAWGKVRDLCGTLKCELLSSSLLRETPQQPGNATLEVRVEPADVDKLLGGLAGVANVVSHTTTSEDKTAEVIDVEARIRNRTEFRDSLRTMLRDTVTKRTMADLLAIQRTLSDTQAELDAIATQRKMLAQQTSKQHIQIQFTPKRALVSSGDGYSPMRNALRNAGSVLAESVGALITFIAAVLPWLLLVVLPLGWLVRVLWRRRRAKAA comes from the coding sequence ATGACCTCTCGCACGCTCTCGGGCCCGTCTCGTTTCCTGTCCGCCCGCCGCCATGGCGTGGGCGCCGCGCTGCTGGCCCTGGCGGCCGCGCTGTCGCTGGCCGGCTGCGGCCGCACCGGCGACCAGGCCGCCCCGCTCGCCGAACCGGCCCCGCCGCCCGCGCCGATGTCGTCGCCAGCCAGCCTCGCCGGCGGCATGGCCATGAAGGAACAGCGGATGCGCTCCGCCGAACCGTCGGCATCCGACCAGGCGCAGGGCGGTCAGGACGCGCCGCTGCAACGCTTCCTTGCCGTGCGCCAGGACCTGAACGTCGAGGTGCCGGCCGAGCAGCTGGCCGATGCCTGGGGCAAGGTGCGCGACCTGTGCGGCACGCTGAAGTGCGAACTGCTGTCGTCGTCGCTGCTGCGCGAGACGCCGCAGCAGCCGGGCAATGCCACGCTCGAGGTGCGCGTGGAGCCGGCCGACGTCGACAAGCTGCTCGGCGGCCTGGCCGGCGTGGCCAACGTGGTCTCGCACACCACCACCAGCGAGGACAAGACCGCCGAAGTGATCGATGTCGAGGCCCGCATCAGGAACCGCACCGAGTTCCGCGACAGCCTGCGCACGATGCTGCGCGACACCGTCACCAAGCGCACCATGGCCGACCTGCTGGCCATCCAGCGCACCCTGTCGGACACCCAGGCCGAGCTCGACGCCATCGCCACGCAGCGCAAGATGCTGGCGCAGCAGACGAGCAAGCAGCACATCCAGATCCAGTTCACGCCCAAGCGTGCGCTCGTGAGCAGCGGCGACGGCTACAGCCCGATGCGCAACGCGCTGCGCAATGCCGGCTCGGTGCTGGCCGAAAGCGTGGGTGCGCTGATCACCTTCATTGCGGCGGTGCTGCCGTGGCTGCTGCTGGTGGTGCTGCCGCTGGGCTGGCTGGTGCGGGTGCTGTGGCGCCGGCGCCGGGCGAAAGCGGCGTGA